A portion of the Rhodopseudomonas sp. BAL398 genome contains these proteins:
- a CDS encoding PAS domain S-box protein produces the protein MPAAFAALRQRLKAKTLSIGQLTFGSFLLLLAIITLTSVGSVVAIRHIDNTFGELQRLQSVGDLAEEIERRMSDLRFAARQVVTDPGTQPGRVFEAASALSALLKKTRLELAPDQIDMIDGVTARLRNYRDGLARITALIPRRAELLAALPPLRDRFDASLAGLSDRSLADALYREQGRITAALLARDLAGAEQSARRLRDLPTGDPAAAATVRDYADAVGASAATEREIAELDKEVLGTEGRLIGRVTELLRDVAARCGRVLSRDLARTLAEDKWQSIVLGIAGVLVGLLAAGFVVRRTVGPLAKIATAIRALAAGEQHTAIPATEVRNEIGDIARAAEVFRRTLADADAAREAAVHALAEQRLAEESYRKLFEGSIDGIYVTTPAGALLNANPALARMMGYETPEDLIRQIGEISRSIYTDPDARAIYRVLMERDGMVREFEYQARKRNGDVLWLSDSATAVRDESGQVVRYEGAVRDITDQKRAEHAVAEGRRLLQQVIDTVPAVINVKDRDLRYVLMNRYMAGIFGIAPRDAIGQTTSELMARYGAWKTDENDKRVLAAGKDLGFYEEEYPDFAGVMRHWLVNKLPLRGADGEIERIVTVALDIGDRKRGELEMRKAKDAAEAALRNLKETQQSLIEAEKLAALGRLVAGVAHEVNNPVGIGLTVASALERKTAMFAAEVARGDLKRSSLTEFLASSRDAAAQLVANLNRAAELIQSFKQVAADRNYSDQRVFDLGDLTEQVVMSLRPGLRKQNLTLNVACQPGLMMNSYPGPYGQVLTNLFLNSVAHAFPGGGAGTVDIQVRESGKDNVEILYSDDGCGMSLDVRRRAFDPFFTTRRDQGGTGLGLHIVYSIVTNRLGGRLDLDSEPGGGTRIQIILPRIAPRDLAEPAPAAATG, from the coding sequence ATGCCAGCCGCATTCGCAGCGTTGCGTCAGCGTTTGAAGGCGAAGACGCTTTCGATCGGGCAGCTCACATTCGGCAGTTTTCTGCTGTTGCTGGCGATCATCACCCTGACCAGCGTCGGCAGCGTGGTGGCGATCCGGCATATCGACAACACTTTTGGCGAATTGCAGCGGCTGCAAAGCGTCGGCGACCTCGCCGAGGAAATCGAACGGCGGATGAGCGATCTGCGCTTCGCCGCCCGTCAGGTCGTGACCGATCCCGGCACCCAGCCGGGACGGGTGTTCGAGGCGGCCTCGGCGCTCAGCGCGCTGTTGAAAAAGACCCGCCTCGAACTGGCGCCCGACCAGATCGACATGATCGACGGCGTCACCGCGCGGCTGCGGAACTACCGCGACGGGCTGGCGCGGATCACCGCGCTGATCCCGCGCCGCGCCGAACTGCTCGCCGCCCTGCCGCCGCTGCGCGACAGATTCGACGCCAGCCTTGCCGGCCTGTCCGATCGCAGCCTGGCCGACGCGCTGTACCGCGAGCAAGGCCGGATCACCGCCGCCTTGCTGGCGCGCGACCTCGCCGGTGCCGAACAATCGGCGCGGCGGTTGCGCGATCTGCCGACCGGCGACCCCGCCGCCGCGGCGACCGTGCGCGACTATGCCGACGCGGTCGGCGCGTCGGCGGCGACCGAGCGCGAGATCGCCGAGTTGGACAAGGAGGTGCTCGGCACCGAGGGACGGCTGATCGGGCGCGTCACCGAATTGCTGCGCGATGTCGCCGCCCGCTGCGGCCGCGTACTGTCGCGCGATCTGGCGCGCACGCTGGCCGAGGACAAGTGGCAGAGCATCGTGCTCGGCATTGCGGGCGTGCTGGTCGGGCTGCTGGCGGCGGGGTTCGTGGTCCGCCGCACCGTCGGACCGCTGGCCAAGATCGCCACGGCGATCCGCGCGCTGGCCGCCGGTGAGCAGCACACCGCGATCCCGGCCACCGAGGTCAGAAACGAAATCGGCGATATCGCCCGCGCCGCCGAGGTGTTCCGCCGCACCTTGGCCGATGCCGACGCCGCACGCGAGGCCGCGGTGCACGCGCTGGCCGAACAGCGGCTGGCCGAGGAGAGCTACCGCAAGCTGTTCGAAGGCTCGATCGACGGAATCTATGTGACGACGCCGGCCGGCGCGCTGCTCAACGCCAATCCGGCGCTGGCGCGGATGATGGGATACGAGACGCCGGAGGATCTGATCCGGCAGATCGGCGAGATTTCGCGCTCGATCTATACCGATCCCGATGCGCGCGCCATCTATCGCGTGCTGATGGAGCGCGACGGCATGGTCCGCGAATTCGAATATCAGGCGCGCAAGCGCAACGGCGACGTGCTGTGGTTGTCCGACAGCGCCACCGCGGTCCGCGACGAATCCGGTCAGGTGGTGCGCTATGAGGGGGCGGTGCGCGACATCACCGATCAGAAGCGCGCCGAGCACGCCGTCGCCGAAGGCCGCCGGCTGTTGCAGCAGGTGATCGATACCGTCCCGGCGGTGATCAATGTCAAGGACAGGGATCTGCGCTACGTCCTGATGAATCGCTACATGGCGGGCATCTTCGGGATCGCGCCGCGCGATGCGATCGGGCAGACCACCAGCGAATTGATGGCGCGTTACGGCGCGTGGAAGACCGACGAGAATGACAAGCGGGTGTTGGCGGCGGGCAAGGATCTCGGGTTCTACGAAGAGGAGTATCCGGATTTCGCCGGCGTGATGCGGCATTGGCTGGTCAACAAATTGCCGCTGCGCGGCGCCGATGGCGAGATCGAGCGGATCGTCACGGTGGCGCTGGACATCGGCGATCGCAAGCGCGGCGAATTGGAGATGCGCAAGGCCAAGGACGCCGCCGAGGCGGCGCTGCGCAATCTCAAGGAGACCCAGCAATCGCTGATCGAGGCCGAAAAGCTCGCGGCGCTCGGCCGGCTGGTCGCCGGCGTCGCCCATGAGGTCAATAATCCGGTCGGGATCGGCCTCACCGTGGCGTCGGCGCTGGAACGCAAGACCGCGATGTTCGCCGCCGAGGTCGCGCGCGGCGATCTGAAGCGGTCGAGCCTGACCGAGTTCCTGGCGAGCAGCCGCGACGCCGCGGCACAGCTGGTCGCCAATCTCAACCGCGCCGCCGAGCTGATCCAGTCGTTCAAGCAGGTCGCGGCCGATCGCAACTATTCGGACCAGCGGGTCTTCGATCTCGGCGATCTCACCGAGCAGGTGGTGATGAGTCTGCGGCCCGGCCTGCGCAAGCAGAACCTGACGCTCAATGTCGCCTGCCAGCCGGGGCTGATGATGAACTCCTATCCGGGCCCCTACGGGCAGGTGTTGACCAACCTGTTCCTCAATTCGGTGGCGCACGCATTTCCGGGCGGCGGCGCCGGCACGGTCGATATTCAGGTGCGGGAATCCGGCAAGGACAATGTCGAGATCCTGTATTCCGACGACGGCTGCGGCATGAGCCTCGACGTTCGGCGCCGCGCCTTCGATCCGTTTTTCACCACCCGGCGCGACCAGGGCGGAACCGGCCTTGGCCTGCACATCGTCTACAGCATCGTCACCAACCGGCTGGGCGGGCGGCTCGATCTCGATTCCGAGCCGGGCGGCGGCACCCGCATTCAGATCATCCTGCCGCGGATTGCGCCGCGCGATTTGGCCGAGCCCGCGCCGGCCGCCGCCACCGGCTGA
- a CDS encoding anti-phage dCTP deaminase codes for MTKPKRPTGTTIPINDPELVFGIVGPIGVDMDAVVEALCESLRAVNYSPEPIHLTDLIRDKRIKVKLDFSTYFLRYKSLIKYANAYRKLAKNAAALAGIAIVQIRALRAGKSKSEMSPARGTAYVIRQFKRPEEIDMMRRVYGRKFIQVSVYGSAPERRQVLMDKIRRFDPSPKTDAKCEAQAIELIDTDHNESEDVHGQRVSDVFHLGDVFVNGIDKSKAKQTIDRFVRAFFGDTKSSPSKDEYGLYIASAAALRSADLSRQVGAAIFSSTGEIVTLGCNEVPKSDGGTYWTDDKLPIFRDVDIGSDANHDRKNEIFYDLVDRLNKGHFLSKSLTSLKSPQKQLDALLTSSKIRDAQMMDIIEFGRMIHAEMSAISDAARLGRPTKGATLFCTTFPCHLCAKHIVAAGINRVVFLEPYPKSYSQKLHGDSITFETHIPDKVYFQPFIGISPRRYRDIFEKRKRKDENGKAREWYEGKPVPLLEDRSAAYIENEEPSAYVALRFLRQRRPSLKTAKQNSAA; via the coding sequence TTGACCAAGCCAAAAAGACCAACGGGAACAACAATCCCCATAAATGACCCCGAACTCGTTTTTGGGATCGTCGGGCCGATCGGCGTCGATATGGACGCAGTTGTGGAAGCCTTATGTGAATCCCTGAGGGCAGTAAATTATTCCCCCGAACCAATCCATCTTACGGACCTCATTCGCGACAAACGCATCAAGGTCAAACTCGATTTTTCCACTTATTTCCTGCGGTACAAGTCGCTCATCAAATACGCAAATGCCTACAGAAAGTTAGCCAAAAATGCTGCAGCATTGGCGGGAATAGCAATAGTACAGATTCGCGCGCTGCGTGCCGGCAAGAGCAAATCAGAAATGTCACCCGCCCGCGGGACTGCTTACGTCATAAGACAATTCAAACGACCGGAAGAGATCGATATGATGCGCCGTGTATACGGGCGTAAATTCATTCAGGTCTCGGTCTACGGAAGTGCCCCAGAACGACGACAAGTACTAATGGATAAGATCAGGAGATTCGATCCATCCCCGAAAACGGACGCCAAGTGTGAGGCTCAGGCCATTGAGTTGATTGATACTGACCACAATGAAAGTGAAGATGTGCATGGTCAGCGAGTATCCGACGTATTCCATCTTGGCGATGTATTTGTAAATGGAATTGACAAATCCAAAGCCAAACAAACTATCGACAGGTTCGTTCGAGCATTTTTCGGCGACACAAAATCCTCACCCAGCAAGGATGAGTACGGCCTCTATATCGCCTCGGCTGCAGCGCTTCGATCGGCGGACCTCTCTCGCCAGGTCGGCGCTGCGATCTTTAGCTCGACTGGCGAGATTGTTACATTGGGATGCAACGAAGTACCAAAATCTGACGGCGGAACATATTGGACCGACGACAAGCTCCCCATTTTTCGCGATGTTGACATTGGCTCTGACGCCAATCACGACCGAAAGAACGAAATTTTCTACGACCTCGTCGACCGATTGAACAAGGGGCATTTCCTTTCGAAGTCTTTGACGAGCCTTAAATCGCCACAGAAGCAATTGGACGCCTTACTAACTAGCTCAAAAATAAGAGACGCTCAGATGATGGACATCATAGAATTTGGACGGATGATCCACGCTGAGATGTCCGCAATCTCGGACGCTGCTCGACTTGGAAGGCCAACCAAAGGTGCTACATTGTTTTGCACGACTTTTCCTTGCCACCTCTGCGCGAAACACATTGTGGCTGCGGGAATCAATCGCGTTGTATTTCTTGAGCCTTATCCAAAAAGCTACTCTCAAAAACTGCACGGCGACTCCATCACCTTCGAGACCCACATTCCGGATAAAGTCTATTTTCAACCCTTTATCGGAATTTCTCCACGCCGGTATCGCGACATATTCGAGAAAAGAAAACGTAAAGATGAAAACGGAAAAGCAAGGGAGTGGTACGAGGGCAAGCCCGTGCCTCTCCTTGAAGACAGGAGCGCTGCCTATATCGAAAACGAAGAGCCATCAGCATATGTTGCGTTGAGGTTTTTGCGCCAGCGTCGCCCGAGCCTAAAGACAGCTAAGCAGAATTCGGCGGCCTGA
- a CDS encoding peptide chain release factor 3, with the protein MSDIALPTEQPSSARAALAVEVARRRTFAIISHPDAGKTTLTEKLLLFGGAINLAGQVKAKGERRNTRSDWMKIERDRGISVVTSVMTFEFQGLVFNLLDTPGHEDFSEDTYRTLTAVDSAVMVIDAAKGIEARTLKLIEVCRLRDIPIITFINKMDRESRDTFDLLDEIEKTLALDTTPMTWPVGRGRDFMGTYELATGGIRLLEGGGAKTGAAENIDVAHLAGRNPNLDVAEITEELELVKEASKPFDLESFREGHLTPVYFGSALRNFGVGDLLEGLGKFAPPPRAQESNLRKVEASDPGMSAFVFKIQANMDPNHRDRIAFARLCSGKLTRGMKAKLVRTGKNMSLTSPQFFFAQDRALADEAFAGDVVGIPNHGTLRIGDTLTEGEDLTFMGVPSFAPEIVRRVRLKDAMKAKKLKEALQQMSEEGVVQVFRPRDGAPSLVGVVGSLQLDVLKARLEAEYQLPVDFEVSEFSLARWISSDNPKQLDAFIAANGSGVADDVDGDPVFLAKNEFYLGYTKERADGIVFAHIKDVKKKT; encoded by the coding sequence ATGTCCGACATTGCACTCCCCACCGAACAGCCATCGTCGGCGCGCGCCGCGCTCGCCGTCGAGGTGGCGCGCCGCCGCACCTTTGCGATCATTTCGCATCCCGACGCCGGCAAGACCACGCTGACCGAAAAGCTGCTGCTGTTCGGCGGCGCGATCAATCTGGCCGGCCAGGTCAAGGCCAAGGGCGAACGCCGCAATACGCGCTCCGACTGGATGAAGATCGAACGCGACCGCGGCATCTCGGTGGTGACCTCGGTGATGACCTTCGAATTCCAGGGTCTGGTGTTCAACCTGCTCGACACGCCGGGCCATGAGGACTTCTCGGAAGACACCTACCGCACACTGACCGCGGTGGATTCCGCCGTGATGGTGATCGACGCCGCCAAGGGCATCGAGGCCCGGACGCTGAAGCTGATCGAGGTCTGCCGGCTGCGCGACATTCCGATCATCACCTTCATCAACAAGATGGACCGCGAGAGCCGCGACACCTTCGATCTGTTGGACGAGATCGAAAAGACCCTGGCGCTCGACACCACGCCGATGACCTGGCCGGTCGGGCGCGGCCGCGATTTCATGGGCACCTATGAGCTGGCCACCGGCGGCATCCGGCTGCTGGAAGGCGGCGGCGCCAAGACCGGGGCGGCCGAGAATATCGACGTCGCCCATCTGGCCGGCCGCAACCCCAATCTCGACGTCGCCGAGATCACCGAGGAACTGGAGCTGGTCAAGGAAGCCAGCAAGCCGTTCGATCTGGAATCCTTCCGCGAGGGCCATCTAACCCCGGTCTATTTCGGCTCGGCGCTGCGCAATTTCGGCGTCGGCGATCTGCTCGAAGGCCTCGGCAAATTCGCACCGCCGCCGCGCGCGCAGGAGAGCAATCTGCGCAAGGTTGAGGCCTCGGATCCGGGCATGAGCGCCTTCGTGTTCAAGATCCAGGCCAATATGGATCCCAACCACCGCGATCGCATCGCCTTTGCAAGGCTGTGCTCGGGCAAGCTGACCCGCGGCATGAAGGCCAAGTTGGTGCGCACCGGCAAGAATATGAGCCTGACCAGCCCGCAATTCTTCTTCGCCCAGGATCGCGCGCTGGCGGACGAGGCCTTCGCCGGCGACGTCGTCGGCATTCCCAATCACGGCACGCTGCGGATCGGCGACACGCTGACCGAGGGCGAGGACCTGACCTTCATGGGCGTGCCGAGCTTCGCGCCGGAAATCGTTCGCCGGGTTCGGCTCAAGGACGCGATGAAGGCCAAGAAGCTGAAGGAGGCGCTGCAGCAGATGTCGGAGGAGGGCGTCGTGCAGGTGTTCCGCCCGCGCGACGGCGCGCCGTCGCTGGTCGGCGTGGTCGGCTCGCTGCAGCTCGATGTGCTCAAGGCGCGGCTCGAGGCCGAATATCAGCTGCCGGTGGATTTCGAAGTCTCGGAATTCTCGCTGGCGCGCTGGATCTCGTCGGACAATCCGAAACAGCTCGACGCCTTCATCGCCGCCAACGGCTCCGGCGTCGCCGACGACGTCGACGGCGATCCGGTGTTCCTGGCCAAGAACGAATTCTATCTCGGCTACACCAAGGAACGCGCCGACGGCATCGTGTTCGCCCACATCAAGGATGTGAAGAAGAAGACGTAA
- the sugE gene encoding quaternary ammonium compound efflux SMR transporter SugE, producing MAWLLLLVAGLLEVGWAVGLKYTEGFTRLWPSVLTLASMTGSVGLLALALKTLPMGTAYAVWTGIGAVGTAILGIILLGEPSGAMRLACIGLIVAGIVGLKLAS from the coding sequence ATGGCCTGGTTGTTGCTGTTGGTGGCGGGCTTGTTGGAAGTCGGCTGGGCCGTCGGGCTGAAATACACCGAAGGTTTTACCCGGCTGTGGCCCTCGGTGCTGACGCTGGCGAGCATGACCGGCAGCGTGGGGCTGCTCGCGCTGGCGCTGAAGACGCTGCCGATGGGCACCGCCTATGCGGTGTGGACCGGAATCGGTGCGGTCGGCACCGCGATCCTCGGCATCATCCTGCTCGGCGAACCCTCCGGCGCGATGCGGCTGGCCTGTATCGGGTTGATCGTCGCCGGCATCGTCGGGCTGAAGCTGGCGAGCTGA
- a CDS encoding inorganic phosphate transporter, translating to MDATLGLPVLIGLIAIGLLFDFLNGLHDAANSIATIVSTRVLRPQYAVLWAAFFNFVAFMVFGLHVANTIGTGIIDPNIIDAQVIFAALMGAIVWNIVTWALGIPSSSSHALIGGLLGAGLAKAGLSAAVWSGLSKALLAIVLSPVVGFLLALVLVAIVSWAAVRSTPFAVDRAFRILQFVSASLYSLGHGGNDAQKTMGIIAVLLYSQGYLGSEFSVPFWVVLACQSAMALGTLMGGWRIVRTMGLRITKLTPMQGFCAETGGAATLFMATYLGVPVSTTHTITGAIVGVGAARRMSAVNWNVASSIVYAWVITIPAAASVAALAYWAAGLLTF from the coding sequence GTGGACGCCACGCTAGGTCTGCCGGTCCTGATCGGTCTCATCGCAATCGGGTTGCTGTTCGATTTCCTCAACGGGTTGCACGACGCGGCAAATTCGATCGCCACCATCGTCTCGACCCGGGTGCTGCGGCCGCAATATGCCGTGCTGTGGGCGGCGTTCTTCAATTTCGTGGCGTTCATGGTGTTCGGGCTGCACGTCGCCAACACCATCGGCACCGGGATCATCGATCCGAACATTATCGATGCCCAGGTGATCTTCGCCGCCCTGATGGGGGCGATCGTCTGGAATATCGTCACCTGGGCGCTGGGGATTCCGTCGAGTTCCTCGCATGCGCTGATCGGCGGCCTGCTCGGCGCCGGCCTGGCCAAGGCCGGGCTCTCGGCGGCGGTGTGGAGTGGGTTGTCGAAGGCGCTGCTGGCGATCGTGCTGTCGCCGGTGGTCGGGTTCCTGCTGGCTCTGGTGCTGGTGGCGATCGTGTCCTGGGCCGCGGTGCGCTCGACACCCTTCGCGGTCGATCGCGCGTTCCGGATCCTGCAATTTGTCTCGGCCTCGCTGTATTCGCTCGGCCATGGCGGCAATGACGCCCAGAAAACGATGGGGATCATCGCGGTGCTGCTGTATTCGCAGGGCTATCTGGGCAGCGAATTCTCGGTGCCGTTCTGGGTGGTGCTGGCTTGCCAGTCGGCGATGGCGCTGGGCACGCTGATGGGCGGCTGGCGGATCGTGCGGACCATGGGGCTGCGGATTACCAAGCTGACCCCGATGCAGGGATTTTGCGCCGAGACCGGCGGCGCCGCGACGCTGTTCATGGCGACCTATCTGGGCGTGCCGGTCTCCACCACCCATACCATCACCGGCGCCATCGTCGGCGTCGGCGCCGCGCGGCGGATGTCGGCGGTGAACTGGAACGTGGCCAGCTCGATCGTCTATGCCTGGGTGATCACCATTCCGGCCGCCGCCAGCGTCGCGGCGCTGGCCTATTGGGCTGCGGGGCTGCTGACGTTCTAG
- a CDS encoding DUF47 domain-containing protein, with translation MLRWFRAFLPKEERFFDLFARHSQTCVQGAQALQDMLRGGDQALEHCQRVSQFENEADGITREVLTAVRRTFITPFDRVDIKNLITAMDDAIDQMQQTAKAVILFEVREFEPPMREIGALLVECANLVGRALPLMKSIGHNVAMLTAITEELGKLEGRVDDLHDIGLKELFLKHRQANTMDFVVGAEIYKHLEKVADRFDDVANEINSIVIEQV, from the coding sequence CTGTTGCGCTGGTTTCGCGCCTTCCTGCCGAAGGAGGAGAGGTTTTTCGACCTGTTCGCCCGGCATTCCCAGACCTGTGTTCAAGGCGCGCAGGCGCTGCAGGACATGCTGCGCGGCGGCGATCAGGCCCTGGAACATTGCCAGCGTGTCAGCCAGTTCGAAAACGAGGCCGACGGCATTACCCGGGAAGTGCTGACCGCGGTGCGGCGCACCTTCATCACCCCGTTCGACCGGGTCGACATCAAGAACCTGATCACCGCGATGGACGACGCCATCGACCAGATGCAGCAGACCGCCAAGGCCGTGATCCTGTTCGAGGTGCGCGAATTCGAGCCGCCGATGCGGGAAATCGGCGCCTTGCTGGTCGAATGCGCCAATCTGGTCGGCCGCGCGCTGCCGCTGATGAAGTCGATCGGCCACAATGTGGCGATGCTGACCGCGATCACCGAGGAACTCGGCAAGCTCGAAGGCCGGGTCGACGATCTGCACGACATCGGCCTCAAGGAGCTGTTTCTCAAGCATCGCCAGGCCAACACCATGGATTTCGTCGTCGGCGCCGAAATCTACAAGCATCTTGAGAAGGTTGCCGACCGCTTCGACGACGTCGCCAATGAGATCAACAGCATCGTGATCGAACAGGTTTAG
- a CDS encoding DUF4407 domain-containing protein yields MLQRALGLIAGVDRKTLASCPATDKMWATHLGFSLCLSFVVVLGVSFHATGYMIVGVGTRLLVSVVIALTVLMFDRALCQSDWFYQGTLWNNATKQTGAEARQSAWRFVRIAVRLSMSFGLAWVIAMFLELAIFSGTINEKIEADRVAANAPIYQKIQQYQSQLDAESDRRQANIAALEQLHRDAVTSDAAAEPSTLTRSDEIEQQIKALGAREAAIRDDIRDIDGTIQRYVGDMHAEEFGLKVRPGNSGRPGAGMRYEYAKKQKESFEAQRAAREAEIAQLHAKRDELRGAQAQIAAQALASRDRERDVIQRKRDALQAQIDAARADLRQFDATKAASVAEFRSKALSESYYQEKKDRVDPLTRMAAYQELKNDPKDGATMALFSWMTRFFIIFLEIVPVVAKIFFSPPSVYAAKIQAQVERARQRIEANEDVEDQRVEPVIEPAAARPAPSIATIHTPAIAMEAFDMPRRRGFDRWWAEFADQNPAPVARPESRPEPLRDDPVLAARQSEPLRWAQAEATPSFAVTAAPVGSFRPESSLGPATSLEPAAIPADLGYDPIILPHRSDAAQSSVAALPAEQPDPTVDAQLDADDAARTVQPPLLAIVESLEMAEPPAPPAADQPEQISSAQVVKFSADVENLMSEAMERSKAAKAGKRRKHGAFHTTEHAEHLDGDGGQLPLNYSLQYEIFPRA; encoded by the coding sequence ATGCTTCAACGCGCACTTGGATTAATCGCCGGCGTCGATCGCAAGACCCTGGCCAGCTGTCCGGCGACCGACAAGATGTGGGCGACCCATCTGGGGTTTTCGCTCTGCCTGTCCTTCGTAGTCGTCCTAGGAGTCTCGTTCCACGCTACCGGCTACATGATAGTCGGGGTCGGGACACGGCTGCTGGTGTCGGTGGTGATCGCCCTCACCGTGCTGATGTTCGATCGCGCGCTGTGCCAATCCGACTGGTTCTATCAGGGCACGTTGTGGAACAACGCCACCAAGCAGACCGGCGCGGAGGCGCGACAGTCGGCCTGGCGGTTCGTGCGCATCGCGGTCCGGCTCAGCATGTCGTTCGGTCTGGCCTGGGTGATCGCGATGTTCCTGGAGCTGGCGATCTTCTCCGGCACCATCAATGAGAAGATCGAGGCCGACCGCGTCGCCGCCAACGCCCCGATCTATCAGAAGATCCAGCAATACCAGTCGCAGCTCGACGCCGAGTCGGACCGTCGCCAGGCCAATATCGCGGCGCTGGAGCAGTTGCATCGCGATGCGGTAACCTCGGACGCCGCCGCCGAGCCGTCGACGCTGACCCGCTCGGACGAGATCGAGCAGCAGATCAAGGCGTTGGGCGCAAGGGAAGCCGCGATCCGCGACGACATCCGCGACATCGACGGCACGATCCAGCGCTATGTCGGCGACATGCATGCGGAAGAATTCGGCCTCAAGGTCCGCCCCGGCAATAGCGGGCGGCCGGGCGCCGGAATGCGCTATGAATACGCCAAGAAGCAGAAGGAATCCTTCGAGGCGCAGCGCGCGGCGCGCGAGGCCGAGATCGCCCAGCTCCACGCCAAACGCGACGAGCTGCGCGGCGCCCAGGCCCAGATCGCCGCGCAGGCGCTGGCCAGCCGTGATCGCGAGCGTGACGTCATCCAGCGCAAGCGCGACGCGCTGCAGGCGCAGATCGACGCCGCCCGCGCCGATTTGCGGCAATTCGATGCCACCAAGGCGGCCAGCGTCGCCGAATTCCGGAGCAAGGCGCTGAGCGAATCCTATTACCAGGAGAAGAAGGACCGGGTCGATCCGCTGACCCGGATGGCGGCCTATCAGGAGCTGAAGAACGATCCGAAGGACGGCGCGACCATGGCTCTGTTCTCCTGGATGACGCGGTTCTTCATCATCTTCCTCGAGATCGTTCCGGTGGTCGCCAAGATCTTCTTCTCGCCGCCGAGCGTTTATGCGGCCAAGATCCAAGCCCAGGTCGAGCGCGCAAGGCAGCGGATCGAAGCCAATGAGGACGTTGAGGATCAGCGCGTCGAGCCGGTGATCGAGCCGGCGGCCGCGCGCCCTGCCCCGTCGATCGCCACGATCCACACCCCCGCGATCGCCATGGAAGCGTTCGACATGCCGCGGCGCCGCGGATTCGACCGCTGGTGGGCGGAATTCGCCGACCAGAATCCCGCGCCGGTGGCGCGACCGGAATCGCGGCCAGAGCCGCTGCGCGACGATCCCGTTCTTGCAGCCCGGCAAAGCGAGCCGCTCCGCTGGGCCCAGGCCGAGGCAACTCCGTCCTTCGCCGTCACGGCAGCCCCCGTCGGGTCGTTCCGGCCGGAGAGCAGCCTTGGGCCCGCGACGAGCCTAGAGCCCGCGGCGATCCCCGCCGACCTCGGCTACGACCCGATCATCCTGCCGCACCGCAGCGACGCCGCGCAATCATCCGTCGCGGCGCTGCCAGCCGAGCAGCCCGACCCCACGGTCGACGCGCAGCTTGATGCCGACGATGCTGCCCGCACGGTCCAACCGCCACTGTTGGCCATCGTGGAATCGCTGGAGATGGCAGAGCCGCCGGCGCCGCCCGCCGCGGATCAGCCGGAGCAGATCAGCAGCGCCCAGGTGGTGAAGTTCAGCGCCGATGTCGAAAATCTGATGAGCGAGGCAATGGAACGCTCAAAGGCCGCCAAGGCTGGCAAACGCCGCAAGCACGGCGCATTCCACACCACCGAGCACGCCGAACACCTGGATGGCGACGGCGGCCAGCTGCCGCTGAACTACTCGTTGCAATACGAGATTTTTCCACGGGCCTGA